In Dermacentor albipictus isolate Rhodes 1998 colony chromosome 6, USDA_Dalb.pri_finalv2, whole genome shotgun sequence, the following proteins share a genomic window:
- the LOC139047100 gene encoding uncharacterized protein yields MEPAGDCFVPGGFFSVTNGWKKRFGNVKIPTEAQLEKHMVSSGARFARQQMKRTMFQEGYVRNVMYNDVSAESTCGLLRSICLPSMKGGYYIVHAAISKASGSILAGHCLCPAGLSGTCQHFVGLILHAIHLAQKDAATCTEVPCAWIVPAQVKKHEPPLPLQDITFHTRKHEGANRRRFDPLPGLSPSDPSLLAADLEKVAANSLLLRYMSKENSGESLVSATLNSACL; encoded by the exons atggagcccgctggtgactgctttgtacctggaggtttcttcagcgtgacgaaCGGCTGGAAAAAGCGCTTCGGTAACGTCAAAATACCCACGGAAGCGCAGCTCGAAAAACACATGGTGTCGAGCGGAGCGCGCTTCGCGCGACAGCAAATGAAAAGAACGATGTTCCAAGAAGGATACGTGCGCAACGTCATGTACAACGACGTGTCAGCAGAATCCACGTGCGGACTTTTGCGTAGTATCTGCCTACCGTCAATGAAAGGCGGCTATTACATCGTGCACGCCGCGATTTCCAAGGCGTCGGGCTCCATCCTGGCTGGTCATTGCCTCTGCCCCGCAGG cctgagCGGCACATGCCAACATTTTGTTGGGTTAATTCTTCATGCCATTCACTTGGCGCAAAAGGATGCGGCAACGTGCACGGAAGTTCCATGTGCTTGGATTGTTCCTGCCCAAG tcaaaaagcatgagccacctctgcctctgcaagacatcacttttcacacaaggaaacatgaaggtGCGAACAGGCGGCGGTTTGATCCACTGCCAGGGCTCTCACCGAGTGACCCATCTCTGCTTGCTGCCGATCTCGAAAAGGTGGCAGCAAACAGCCTGCTTCTCCGTTATATGAGCAAAGAAAACTCAGGAGAATCACTTGTAAGTGCTACACTTAACTCTGCATGCTTGTGA